In Acidiphilium acidophilum, one genomic interval encodes:
- a CDS encoding outer membrane beta-barrel protein yields MDSAATRRLCADSHRRQHNAAPGDKSSGFQLQNALIGVSTTTGILRATVRVGAYSGLVLGYPPGSATPGGQNYLPFSGLYAGYLSLVFNSHLTISAGQLGTPEGFESAQDWNNYSIYHSEIAFVEPAQSRGVNASGSYGAFNGVVQLDDGYYTRRLNYLQWLVTYVASPTLSVTLNGASHLGTTGPDVTGIGNLLYNNSSLYGGWVTYTGGNFTVTPEIQYEYTGPIHRYAPQAELAGAAANFTSAVFADYAFGKSPYSLGGFIEYATETPAHRDGNAGDYFGYGPGTNLWGTAITPTWQFKNLFARTDLAFVHINKGTGGITTQVSAIAEVGILY; encoded by the coding sequence ATGGACTCGGCAGCTACGCGCCGTTTATGCGCGGATTCTCACCGCCGCCAACACAACGCCGCCCCCGGCGACAAAAGCAGCGGCTTTCAGTTGCAGAACGCCCTGATCGGCGTCAGCACCACCACGGGCATTCTGCGCGCCACGGTGCGCGTGGGCGCCTATTCCGGCCTCGTGCTCGGCTATCCCCCCGGTTCCGCCACCCCCGGCGGCCAGAACTACCTGCCGTTCAGCGGCCTCTATGCTGGCTACCTCTCGCTGGTGTTCAACAGCCACCTCACCATATCGGCCGGGCAACTCGGCACGCCCGAAGGCTTCGAATCCGCTCAGGATTGGAACAATTACAGCATCTACCACAGCGAAATCGCTTTCGTGGAACCTGCCCAGTCCCGCGGCGTCAACGCCTCGGGCTCCTACGGCGCGTTCAACGGGGTGGTCCAGCTCGATGACGGATATTACACCAGACGCCTGAACTACCTCCAATGGCTGGTCACCTACGTCGCCTCTCCCACCCTGAGCGTGACCCTCAACGGCGCCAGCCACCTCGGCACCACCGGACCCGATGTCACCGGGATCGGCAACCTGCTCTACAACAACTCCTCGCTCTACGGCGGCTGGGTCACCTACACGGGCGGCAATTTCACCGTGACCCCCGAAATCCAGTATGAATACACCGGCCCGATCCACCGTTACGCCCCACAGGCGGAACTGGCAGGGGCCGCCGCCAACTTCACCTCCGCCGTCTTCGCCGATTACGCGTTCGGCAAATCGCCATACTCGCTCGGCGGCTTCATCGAATACGCCACCGAAACACCCGCCCATCGCGACGGCAACGCCGGCGACTATTTCGGCTACGGCCCCGGAACCAACCTGTGGGGCACCGCGATCACCCCGACCTGGCAATTCAAGAACCTGTTCGCCCGCACCGATCTCGCATTCGTCCATATCAACAAAGGCACCGGCGGCATTACAACACAGGTTTCAGCGATTGCCGAGGTGGGGATACTTTACTGA
- the hydA gene encoding dihydropyrimidinase, whose amino-acid sequence MSDYELVIAGGTVVTGDGQFRGDIGIDAGMIAAVGTGLRGVATIDASGLLVMPGGVDTHCHVEQLRSDGTTDEESFVTASTSAFVGGTTTAITFSAQFKGRPIGPSLADYRARAAHAMMDYSFHQIITDPTDEVIRDEIPALVAEGIRSLKVFLTYDPLHVDDRGFLRILAAARRHGALVTVHCENYAAIGWMTEALLAAGLTAPKYHAWSRPVMVEREATYRAIALAELVDQPIQIFHVSCSEVAEEIARAQARGVKVWAETCPQYLTLTESDMDRPGFEGAKFMCSPAPRGADAAEGLWAQIRRGTIDVVSSDHSGYGFEGTRGKRIAGAEASFRDIPNGVPGVGARMMLMFSEGVATGRITASEFVRVTATNPARLFGLTGKGRLEPGADADVVLWDAGRRSIITNAAMQHAIDYTPYEGRAVTGMPVMTLRRGVVVMRDGVVTAEPGTGRFIPRGPYDLIEPSGRVANGFEAASFA is encoded by the coding sequence ATGAGTGACTATGAGCTTGTGATTGCCGGCGGCACGGTGGTGACCGGAGACGGGCAGTTTCGTGGCGATATCGGCATCGACGCAGGGATGATCGCAGCAGTCGGCACCGGCTTGCGCGGGGTTGCCACGATCGATGCTTCGGGCCTGCTGGTGATGCCGGGCGGGGTCGATACCCATTGCCATGTCGAGCAGTTGCGGAGCGATGGCACGACGGATGAAGAGAGTTTCGTCACGGCCAGCACCTCGGCCTTCGTCGGCGGCACGACGACCGCGATCACTTTCTCCGCCCAGTTCAAGGGACGCCCGATCGGCCCGAGTCTGGCGGACTATCGCGCCCGCGCCGCGCACGCGATGATGGATTACAGCTTCCACCAGATCATCACCGACCCGACCGACGAGGTGATCCGCGATGAAATTCCCGCCCTGGTCGCCGAGGGGATTCGCAGCCTCAAAGTGTTTCTCACCTACGATCCGCTGCACGTGGACGATCGCGGGTTCCTGCGCATTCTGGCGGCGGCGCGGCGCCATGGCGCGTTGGTGACGGTTCATTGCGAGAATTACGCGGCGATCGGGTGGATGACCGAGGCGCTGCTTGCGGCGGGCCTGACCGCGCCGAAATATCATGCCTGGTCGCGGCCCGTGATGGTCGAGCGCGAGGCGACCTACCGCGCCATCGCCCTCGCCGAACTGGTTGACCAGCCGATCCAGATTTTTCATGTCTCGTGCAGCGAAGTCGCCGAGGAAATCGCCCGGGCCCAGGCGCGCGGCGTCAAGGTCTGGGCGGAAACCTGCCCGCAATATCTCACCCTCACCGAAAGCGACATGGATCGTCCGGGATTCGAGGGTGCGAAATTCATGTGCAGCCCGGCCCCGCGCGGTGCCGATGCCGCCGAGGGTCTGTGGGCGCAGATCCGGCGCGGCACTATCGACGTGGTCTCCTCCGATCACAGCGGTTACGGGTTCGAGGGAACCCGCGGCAAACGGATCGCGGGCGCCGAGGCGTCGTTCCGCGATATCCCCAACGGCGTGCCCGGCGTGGGCGCGCGGATGATGCTGATGTTCAGCGAAGGCGTGGCCACCGGCCGGATCACCGCATCGGAGTTCGTGCGCGTGACCGCGACCAACCCGGCCCGGCTGTTCGGCCTGACCGGTAAAGGACGGCTGGAACCGGGTGCTGATGCCGACGTCGTTTTGTGGGATGCCGGGCGCCGCTCGATCATTACCAACGCAGCGATGCAGCACGCGATCGACTATACCCCCTACGAGGGCCGCGCCGTGACCGGTATGCCGGTAATGACCCTGCGGCGCGGCGTCGTGGTGATGCGCGACGGCGTGGTCACCGCGGAACCCGGCACCGGGCGCTTCATCCCGCGCGGCCCGTATGACCTGATCGAGCCGAGCGGGCGTGTGGCCAACGGGTTCGAGGCGGCTTCGTTTGCGTGA
- a CDS encoding SDR family NAD(P)-dependent oxidoreductase gives MAPNPASRRLAGQRALVTGGATGIGRAIAERFAAEGAGVTITHLPDDGDAAAVLAALRAINPEGAHAAEPADVTDHAAMDAVVARAIALTGRLDTLVNNAGIQYEQSSEQFDPERFARVIAVNLTAVAHLSARVLAHMAEHRRGTIVNISSVHQTVPKPGFLAYSASKGAIGNITRTLALEFAGRGIRVNAVAPGATITPMNASWTDDAERRHAVESHIPMGRAAEAAEIAAVAAFLASDDASYVTGQTLYVCGGLSLHTEFARNWTT, from the coding sequence ATGGCCCCGAACCCCGCATCCCGCCGCCTTGCCGGCCAACGCGCCCTCGTCACCGGTGGCGCCACCGGTATCGGGCGCGCCATCGCCGAACGGTTCGCGGCGGAGGGAGCGGGTGTGACCATCACCCACCTCCCGGATGATGGGGATGCCGCCGCCGTGCTCGCCGCGCTGCGGGCGATCAATCCGGAAGGGGCGCATGCGGCGGAGCCCGCCGATGTCACCGATCACGCGGCGATGGACGCGGTGGTGGCGCGGGCGATCGCGCTGACCGGGCGGCTCGATACTCTGGTCAACAACGCCGGCATCCAATACGAGCAATCAAGCGAGCAGTTCGATCCGGAGCGCTTCGCCCGGGTCATCGCGGTCAATCTCACCGCCGTCGCGCACCTGTCCGCCCGCGTGCTCGCCCATATGGCCGAACATCGCCGTGGGACGATCGTGAATATCAGCAGCGTGCACCAGACCGTGCCGAAACCGGGATTTCTCGCCTACTCGGCCAGCAAAGGCGCGATCGGCAACATCACCCGCACCCTGGCGCTCGAATTCGCGGGGCGCGGCATCCGGGTCAATGCGGTGGCACCGGGGGCGACCATCACGCCGATGAACGCCTCCTGGACCGACGATGCCGAACGCCGCCACGCCGTTGAAAGCCATATTCCGATGGGCCGCGCCGCCGAAGCCGCGGAAATCGCTGCCGTGGCCGCGTTTCTGGCATCGGACGATGCCAGCTACGTCACCGGCCAGACATTATATGTGTGCGGCGGATTGTCGCTGCATACCGAGTTTGCGCGGAACTGGACGACATAG
- a CDS encoding precorrin-2 dehydrogenase/sirohydrochlorin ferrochelatase family protein, translating into MIPIALDPRFARLAVAGNGPLALRRFRALRAAGAADALLFSDAPDDEAVVEAGTALRRAMPGPDDLAVLHVLWIVDLPRDRAEALAAAARARHLLVNVEDVPPLCDFHSVAEVRRGDLLLTISTNGRAPGLAGVIRRNLELRYGPEWAGRVAEIGALREGWRREGVTMPEAAKRIATLASERNWLCDRVCDFTTPQSQS; encoded by the coding sequence ATGATCCCGATTGCGCTCGATCCTCGTTTTGCCCGTCTCGCGGTTGCCGGTAACGGCCCTCTGGCGCTGCGCCGGTTTCGCGCCCTGCGGGCTGCCGGAGCCGCCGATGCGCTGCTGTTCTCCGATGCGCCGGATGACGAGGCCGTTGTTGAAGCCGGTACCGCGTTGCGCCGCGCCATGCCCGGACCCGATGATCTCGCCGTCCTGCACGTGCTGTGGATCGTGGATCTGCCGCGCGACCGCGCCGAGGCGCTGGCTGCTGCAGCGCGCGCGCGGCACCTGCTGGTCAATGTCGAGGATGTTCCGCCACTGTGCGATTTCCATTCGGTGGCCGAAGTGCGGCGCGGCGACCTGCTGCTGACCATTTCCACCAATGGCCGCGCCCCCGGCCTCGCGGGGGTGATCCGGCGGAATCTCGAATTGCGCTACGGGCCGGAATGGGCCGGGCGCGTCGCCGAGATCGGCGCGCTCCGGGAAGGCTGGCGGCGCGAGGGGGTCACGATGCCGGAAGCCGCCAAACGCATCGCGACCCTCGCCTCCGAGCGGAACTGGCTGTGCGACCGGGTCTGCGATTTCACCACACCACAATCCCAAAGCTGA
- a CDS encoding IclR family transcriptional regulator, with the protein MTTPISDLPTSIAKAFALLRAVSVSEPPSNFSVLLERTGLPKASLHRLLQELITAGLIRTAPDRTYRPALGLLELAYRAWESIDLKAVASRHVDTLWRSTDETVHLAVRDGHEIIYIDKRESQKTLRLFSSVGRRGPLHCTGVGKAILAHLPQPERDAIIDAIPLTGHTPHTITSRHLLRAAFDEIRGQGLAFDREEHEVGIICVAAPIVDRNNYPFASLSVTAPAMRMDGARLAVLAPEVKRAAAQISADAIASNCTL; encoded by the coding sequence ATGACCACGCCGATCTCCGACCTGCCGACCAGCATTGCCAAGGCCTTCGCTCTGTTGCGCGCGGTCAGCGTGAGCGAACCGCCCAGCAATTTTTCGGTCCTGCTGGAACGGACCGGCCTGCCCAAAGCCAGCCTGCACCGGTTGCTTCAGGAACTGATCACCGCCGGGCTGATCCGCACCGCGCCGGATCGCACCTATCGCCCCGCGCTCGGGCTGCTCGAACTCGCGTACCGGGCGTGGGAATCGATCGACCTCAAGGCAGTCGCGTCGCGCCATGTCGATACGCTATGGCGCAGCACGGACGAGACGGTGCATCTGGCGGTGCGCGACGGGCATGAAATCATTTACATCGACAAGCGCGAGAGCCAGAAAACCCTGCGTCTGTTTTCCTCGGTCGGCCGGCGGGGGCCATTGCACTGCACCGGGGTCGGCAAGGCGATCCTCGCGCATCTGCCGCAGCCCGAACGCGATGCGATCATCGATGCGATTCCGCTGACCGGTCACACGCCCCATACCATCACCTCGCGCCATCTGCTGCGCGCGGCCTTCGATGAAATTCGCGGCCAGGGCCTCGCTTTCGACCGCGAGGAGCACGAGGTGGGCATTATCTGCGTCGCCGCGCCGATTGTCGACCGCAACAACTACCCGTTCGCGAGCCTCAGCGTCACCGCCCCGGCGATGAGGATGGATGGCGCCCGCCTCGCGGTGCTGGCCCCCGAGGTCAAGCGCGCCGCCGCGCAGATTTCAGCCGACGCGATCGCCTCCAACTGCACGCTCTGA
- a CDS encoding FAD-binding oxidoreductase: protein MDELVDQLRAILGHGGVLDAAGDIAPYGTDWRGLFDHRPRAVVRPADTAGVAAAVRLCAASGVAIVPQGGNTSMVGGAVPGTAGSQIVLSLARMNAIRTIDRSGLTLEIEAGVTLRAAQLAAEAAGAFLPLSISAEGSAQIGGVISTNAGGNNTLRFGNTRDLVLGLEVVLPDGRIWNGLRRLRKDNTGYALRHLFAGAEGTLGIITAAVLRLAPMPRSRIACFCGLPSIGAVLDLYRRLRDEDEAALYAFEYISGTALDLALRHLPGARLPLERAAAHYVLVELATTRRAGDLGATLETVLGEALDAGSLDDAAIANSEAQRLAFWSLREHMADAQKRAGASIKNDVSVPVAAVPALLARAADMLAQHYPGARMAAFGHIGDGNIHLNVIQPEGADPARFEAQGDELMERVNTIIADLGGSFSAEHGIGLLKRHAFATWRGEVERDVMLRIKAAIDPAAIMNPGKIFEP from the coding sequence ATGGATGAACTGGTCGATCAGTTGCGGGCGATTCTCGGGCATGGCGGCGTGCTCGACGCGGCTGGCGATATTGCGCCTTATGGCACGGATTGGCGCGGCCTGTTCGATCATCGCCCCCGTGCCGTGGTCCGGCCCGCCGACACCGCCGGGGTCGCTGCCGCCGTGCGCCTCTGCGCTGCATCGGGGGTCGCCATCGTGCCGCAGGGCGGCAACACCTCGATGGTGGGAGGCGCGGTGCCCGGCACGGCAGGCAGCCAGATCGTGCTGTCGCTCGCCCGGATGAATGCGATCCGCACGATCGATCGTTCCGGTCTGACGCTGGAGATCGAAGCGGGGGTCACGCTTCGCGCCGCGCAACTCGCGGCGGAAGCGGCAGGCGCATTCCTGCCGCTCTCGATCAGTGCCGAAGGCTCGGCCCAGATCGGCGGCGTGATCTCGACCAATGCGGGGGGCAACAACACGCTCCGGTTCGGCAACACCCGCGACCTCGTATTGGGGCTGGAGGTGGTGCTGCCGGACGGGCGGATCTGGAACGGGCTGCGCCGCCTGCGCAAGGACAATACCGGCTACGCGCTCCGCCATCTGTTCGCCGGCGCGGAAGGCACCCTCGGCATCATCACCGCCGCCGTCCTGCGGCTGGCCCCGATGCCGCGCAGCCGGATCGCCTGTTTCTGCGGCCTGCCGAGCATCGGGGCCGTGCTCGACCTGTATCGCCGCCTTCGCGACGAAGACGAAGCCGCGCTCTACGCTTTCGAATATATTTCCGGCACTGCGCTCGACCTCGCCTTGCGCCATCTTCCAGGCGCACGGCTGCCGCTCGAACGGGCCGCCGCGCATTATGTCCTGGTCGAACTCGCCACCACCCGCCGCGCCGGCGATCTCGGCGCCACGCTCGAAACCGTTCTCGGCGAAGCGCTCGACGCCGGGAGCCTCGATGATGCCGCGATCGCGAACTCCGAAGCCCAGCGCCTCGCCTTCTGGTCGCTGCGCGAGCACATGGCGGACGCCCAGAAACGTGCGGGGGCTTCGATCAAGAACGATGTTTCGGTGCCGGTCGCGGCGGTCCCTGCCCTGCTCGCGCGTGCCGCCGACATGCTGGCGCAGCACTACCCCGGCGCCCGCATGGCCGCATTCGGCCATATCGGCGACGGCAACATCCATCTCAACGTCATCCAGCCCGAAGGTGCCGACCCTGCCCGGTTCGAGGCGCAGGGGGATGAGTTGATGGAACGCGTCAACACCATCATCGCGGATCTCGGCGGCAGTTTTTCCGCCGAGCATGGCATCGGCCTGCTCAAGCGCCATGCCTTCGCCACCTGGCGCGGCGAGGTGGAACGCGATGTGATGCTGCGGATCAAAGCCGCCATCGATCCCGCCGCGATCATGAACCCGGGCAAGATCTTCGAACCATAG
- a CDS encoding pyridoxamine 5'-phosphate oxidase family protein: MSVGMDLPAAPTDPAVFIEHALRRLETGVTDRRSPFHVIGLSSVAPSGLPRARSVVLRDCAPGEIRFHTDRRSAKCAELAADPRAAMLAYAAVDRLQIRAEGLVALHTGDAVAEAAWQNLGPSGREIYRTAAVPGAAVAADRADRLAEAAAIIHFTVAVMRFDVVDVLSLRSGGHQRASCRFDAAGRVTEAAFITA, encoded by the coding sequence ATGTCGGTCGGCATGGACCTGCCCGCCGCTCCGACCGATCCCGCCGTCTTCATCGAACATGCGTTGCGCCGCCTCGAAACCGGGGTGACCGACCGGCGGAGCCCGTTCCATGTCATCGGGCTGTCGAGCGTCGCCCCCTCGGGGTTGCCGCGCGCACGATCGGTGGTGCTGCGTGACTGCGCACCGGGCGAAATCAGGTTCCATACCGATCGGCGCTCGGCGAAATGCGCCGAACTCGCGGCCGATCCGCGCGCAGCGATGCTGGCTTATGCCGCGGTGGATCGCCTGCAGATCCGGGCCGAAGGGCTCGTGGCGCTGCACACCGGGGACGCGGTCGCCGAGGCCGCGTGGCAAAATCTGGGCCCGTCCGGACGGGAGATTTATCGCACTGCCGCCGTGCCCGGCGCGGCAGTGGCGGCGGATCGGGCGGATCGCCTCGCGGAAGCGGCGGCGATCATTCACTTCACCGTTGCGGTCATGCGGTTCGATGTCGTCGATGTGCTGTCGCTCCGGTCGGGCGGGCATCAGCGGGCAAGCTGCCGCTTCGATGCGGCCGGGCGCGTGACGGAGGCCGCTTTCATCACCGCCTGA
- a CDS encoding APC family permease, protein MAEGAGIKLKRDAGVIGLLFASLGGIIGSGWLLGPLTAAKIAGPSAIIAWMIGGVAVLLLSFVYAELATAFPRAGAVIAFPKLSHGSLMATILSFVVFLGYASVAPAEASAVITYASNYISGLVDKAGVLTTTGFIVSAALLAIFAVVNMLAIKTVLAINSALTWWKLAIPVLTILVFLLFGFHSSNFSAQGFAPAGASGIFSAVATSGIVFSYLGFRQAVELAGESSNPKRNLPIAIIGSVMIGLVIYVGLQVSFIGALNPSDIAKGWGHVNFKGAFGPFAELASLIGMGWLAVLLYIDAFISPSGTGIIYFTTTSRVLYATGKEGLIGGDTFAKLSVAGVPIVGVAVTFLVGLLFLVPFPSWQGIVTFISSATVLSYGTGPVVMMTLRKTMPPSRYKRPYLLAGGNIIGSLAFIISNFIIFWSGTATDTFLFELILAFTVVYLVYEAAAGVGIANLHWRGAWWLAPYFFGLWLITALGPKALTGGSGVLGQVTASIILIVFSIVILLIATNSGILDPEEAKATILAGEPELYAAD, encoded by the coding sequence ATGGCTGAAGGTGCTGGAATCAAATTGAAACGCGATGCCGGCGTGATCGGGCTGTTGTTTGCCAGCCTCGGCGGGATCATCGGGTCGGGGTGGCTGCTCGGGCCGCTCACGGCGGCAAAAATCGCCGGACCTTCCGCGATCATCGCCTGGATGATCGGCGGCGTCGCCGTGTTGCTGCTGTCCTTCGTGTACGCCGAACTCGCCACCGCGTTTCCGCGTGCGGGCGCGGTGATCGCGTTTCCCAAACTCTCCCACGGCAGTCTGATGGCGACGATTTTGAGTTTCGTCGTGTTTCTCGGCTATGCCTCGGTGGCACCGGCGGAAGCCTCCGCGGTGATCACCTATGCCAGCAACTATATCAGCGGTCTGGTGGACAAGGCCGGGGTGCTGACGACCACAGGCTTCATCGTATCAGCGGCACTGCTTGCGATTTTTGCCGTGGTGAACATGCTGGCGATCAAGACCGTGCTGGCGATCAACAGCGCGCTGACCTGGTGGAAACTGGCGATTCCGGTCCTGACCATCCTTGTGTTCCTGCTGTTCGGCTTCCACAGCTCCAATTTCAGTGCGCAGGGTTTTGCGCCGGCCGGCGCCTCGGGCATTTTCTCGGCGGTGGCCACCTCGGGCATCGTGTTCTCGTATCTCGGGTTTCGCCAGGCGGTGGAACTCGCGGGGGAATCCAGCAATCCGAAACGCAACCTGCCGATCGCGATCATCGGGTCGGTGATGATCGGGCTGGTCATTTATGTCGGCCTGCAGGTCTCGTTCATCGGGGCGCTCAACCCGTCCGATATCGCCAAGGGCTGGGGCCATGTGAACTTCAAGGGCGCGTTCGGGCCGTTCGCCGAGCTCGCCTCGCTGATCGGCATGGGGTGGCTCGCCGTGCTGCTCTACATCGATGCGTTCATCTCGCCTTCGGGCACCGGCATCATCTATTTCACCACGACCTCGCGGGTGCTCTACGCCACCGGCAAGGAAGGGCTGATCGGCGGTGACACTTTTGCCAAACTCTCCGTGGCGGGCGTACCGATCGTGGGGGTGGCGGTGACCTTTCTGGTCGGCCTGCTGTTCCTGGTGCCGTTTCCCTCGTGGCAGGGGATCGTGACGTTCATTTCCTCGGCCACGGTGCTGTCCTACGGCACCGGACCGGTGGTGATGATGACGTTGCGCAAGACCATGCCGCCGTCGCGTTACAAACGCCCCTATCTACTCGCGGGGGGCAACATCATCGGCTCGCTCGCCTTCATTATCTCGAACTTCATCATCTTCTGGAGCGGGACCGCGACCGATACCTTCCTGTTCGAACTCATCCTGGCCTTCACCGTGGTCTATCTTGTTTACGAGGCCGCCGCCGGGGTCGGGATCGCCAACCTGCACTGGCGCGGTGCATGGTGGCTCGCACCTTACTTTTTCGGGCTCTGGCTGATAACCGCGCTGGGGCCGAAGGCTCTCACCGGCGGCTCCGGCGTGCTGGGACAGGTGACGGCCTCGATCATTCTGATCGTGTTCAGCATCGTCATCCTGTTGATCGCAACCAATTCGGGCATTCTCGATCCCGAGGAAGCGAAGGCGACCATTCTCGCCGGCGAGCCGGAGCTTTACGCCGCGGACTGA
- a CDS encoding CsbD family protein, with translation MDEDEVKGTAKDIGGKIKDGIGGLTGDESLQAEGKTDQLAGKAQKLYGSAKDAVSDAAESAKEAVGNAAGAASEAFSQPKSHYQPTGNSYVDESMLGRTTAMVKEQPILALLGTALVGYATAYLLHGRSRR, from the coding sequence ATGGATGAAGACGAAGTCAAAGGCACCGCCAAGGATATCGGCGGCAAAATCAAGGACGGTATCGGCGGCCTGACCGGCGATGAATCGCTCCAGGCCGAAGGCAAGACCGACCAGCTCGCCGGCAAAGCCCAGAAGCTCTACGGCTCGGCGAAAGACGCGGTCAGCGACGCCGCAGAGTCAGCCAAGGAAGCCGTGGGCAACGCAGCCGGAGCGGCGAGCGAGGCTTTCAGCCAACCCAAATCGCATTATCAGCCGACCGGTAACTCCTACGTCGACGAATCGATGCTCGGTCGCACCACCGCAATGGTCAAGGAACAGCCGATCCTCGCTCTGCTCGGCACCGCGCTCGTCGGCTACGCGACGGCCTACCTGCTCCATGGCCGCAGCCGCCGCTGA
- a CDS encoding DMT family transporter: protein MIAAYAALAASMAMVGANVVILKILAEHLPIFVILFLRSGLAAVLIAPFARVRRLPPRRVLGNLMLQAAFGTLAYNILLLAGLQRTGAVQAGLVLATLPSVIALGAAIGLGERLMPRQWLAVGLAALGIAALAHGGGGFSLTGDGLVFGAVCGEAVYALLARRAAGSLPIMQATFWMQAASAVLCLPIALGQFPEARLTFAVVGLLVVHSLTASLLALLLWYHGMKTVKAGVAGAFTALLPATATLAGVAVLGEAFTGSDAVGLAVLLASILLIVLPDRAPPFEVQRRLRPWSR, encoded by the coding sequence ATGATCGCGGCCTACGCCGCGCTCGCCGCCTCGATGGCGATGGTGGGCGCGAATGTGGTCATTCTCAAAATCCTTGCGGAACATCTGCCTATTTTCGTGATCCTGTTCCTGCGCTCGGGGCTGGCGGCGGTGCTGATCGCGCCGTTCGCGCGGGTGCGCCGCCTGCCGCCGCGCCGCGTGCTCGGCAATCTTATGCTTCAGGCGGCGTTCGGCACGCTGGCCTATAACATTCTGTTATTGGCCGGACTGCAGCGTACCGGTGCCGTGCAGGCGGGGCTGGTGCTGGCGACCTTGCCGAGCGTGATCGCGCTTGGTGCGGCAATCGGGCTCGGCGAACGGTTGATGCCGCGCCAATGGCTGGCGGTGGGACTGGCGGCGCTCGGGATCGCCGCCCTCGCGCATGGGGGTGGCGGGTTCAGCCTGACCGGCGATGGTCTGGTGTTCGGGGCGGTGTGCGGCGAGGCGGTGTATGCGCTGCTGGCGCGGCGCGCGGCGGGATCGTTGCCGATCATGCAGGCGACATTCTGGATGCAGGCGGCAAGCGCCGTGCTCTGCCTGCCGATCGCGCTCGGGCAGTTTCCCGAGGCGCGCTTGACGTTCGCAGTGGTCGGCCTGCTGGTGGTGCACAGCCTGACCGCGAGCCTGTTGGCGCTGCTGCTGTGGTATCACGGCATGAAGACGGTGAAAGCCGGAGTGGCCGGGGCGTTCACCGCGCTGCTGCCGGCAACCGCGACGCTTGCGGGCGTCGCGGTGCTCGGCGAGGCGTTCACCGGCTCGGATGCGGTGGGGTTGGCGGTTTTGCTGGCCTCGATCCTGCTGATCGTGCTGCCGGACCGCGCCCCACCGTTCGAGGTTCAGCGGCGGCTGCGGCCATGGAGCAGGTAG
- a CDS encoding GNAT family N-acetyltransferase, translated as MDGTERDLTMTLHQSIHDVAAADWDSLAGGGNPFVSHGFLAAMEDSGSVGGRSGWYPYHAVLRDGAGRVVAAAPTYAKAHSYGEYVFDHAWANALERAGGRYYPKLQVAAPFSPVPGPRLLTAPGLDVATLGDALKVAMAELKCSSVHATFCTEAEWHALGRAGWLQRMGVQYHWHNRGYADFEGFLAALSSRKRKAIRRERREAQEGLEIRALRGSEMGRREWAAFHRFYLSTVDRKWGGAYLTESFFALLGQRLGDAVVVVMAFRGGKPIAGALNLLGADALYGRNWGATEDVPFLHFELCYYQAIEFAIGLGLARVEAGAQGQHKIQRGYLPSRTYSAHWLAHPGLRDAVGDFLEAERPAIVDEMAMLGEQSPYRSEA; from the coding sequence ATGGACGGCACCGAGCGCGACCTGACGATGACGCTGCACCAGAGCATCCACGATGTCGCGGCGGCGGACTGGGATTCGCTTGCCGGCGGGGGCAATCCGTTCGTCAGCCACGGGTTTCTGGCGGCGATGGAGGATAGCGGGTCGGTCGGCGGCCGGAGCGGATGGTATCCGTATCATGCGGTGCTGCGCGACGGCGCGGGCCGGGTGGTTGCGGCGGCCCCGACCTATGCCAAGGCGCATTCCTACGGCGAGTATGTGTTCGACCATGCCTGGGCCAATGCGCTGGAGCGGGCGGGCGGGCGGTATTATCCCAAATTGCAGGTCGCGGCGCCGTTCAGCCCGGTGCCGGGGCCGCGCCTGCTCACCGCGCCGGGGCTGGATGTCGCCACGCTGGGCGATGCGCTCAAGGTCGCGATGGCGGAACTCAAATGCTCCTCGGTCCACGCGACATTCTGCACCGAGGCGGAGTGGCACGCGCTGGGCCGGGCGGGGTGGCTGCAGCGGATGGGCGTGCAATATCACTGGCATAATCGGGGCTATGCCGATTTCGAGGGGTTTCTCGCCGCGCTGTCATCGCGCAAGCGCAAGGCGATCCGCCGCGAGCGGCGCGAGGCGCAGGAGGGGCTCGAAATCCGCGCGCTGCGCGGCAGCGAGATGGGCCGGCGCGAGTGGGCGGCGTTCCATCGGTTCTATCTCTCCACCGTGGACCGGAAATGGGGCGGGGCTTATCTCACCGAGAGTTTTTTCGCCTTGCTCGGGCAGCGGCTGGGGGATGCGGTGGTGGTGGTGATGGCGTTCCGTGGCGGCAAGCCGATTGCGGGGGCACTCAACCTGCTTGGCGCCGATGCGCTCTATGGCCGCAACTGGGGCGCGACCGAGGATGTGCCGTTCCTGCATTTCGAACTCTGCTATTATCAGGCGATCGAGTTCGCGATCGGGCTGGGGCTAGCGCGGGTCGAGGCGGGTGCGCAAGGGCAGCACAAGATCCAGCGCGGCTACCTGCCGAGCCGGACCTATTCGGCGCACTGGCTGGCGCATCCCGGCCTGCGCGATGCGGTCGGTGATTTTCTGGAGGCGGAACGCCCGGCCATCGTCGATGAGATGGCCATGCTCGGTGAACAATCCCCGTATCGATCCGAGGCATGA